In bacterium, the genomic stretch CAAGCTCAAATGCACTATCTTCATAACCATTTTTGATCCACTCATAGAGATAGAAAAAGAAAAAGTGTGATGGGTCTCGTCGATATTGTACTACATGAGCACATTCATGAGAAGCTAACTTTGGATCTAATACTGCTTCTTTAGCAAGTACAACTGTTTCTCCTATGGTAATAGCAGGATGTCCTAACATTAAAGCATCAGTTATTGGTCCTCCTCTCATAAATACAACTTCATCAAAATCTTGTTGGTAAAATTCTTCTAATTGTTGTAAAAGTATAGGGTCTAAATTTTCAATAATTTCACCTTCACTAAAATGTTCTATAAGTTTCTCTGTAAAAAGCTCTATCCAATTCTTTTCTTGCTTCGTCGTCATCCCACCCTGTAAGTATCCAGTGATGTAATAAGCGCCAAATGCTTCATTTGAGTCTAAAGTTATCCAACCTACACCATACCAATCGTTAATTAAAGTGAACAGTGGTCAGTGATCAGTATTTTTTATTTGCAACTAAATTGGGAAGTTTTTAGCCTTATTTAATTGTCAAAGAACTGATAATAATTAAGGAAAGTAAAACGAAAAATCAGACCTGACACTAATTATATTTGAAACACCCTAATCCTATTCCTCTACTTCCACCGTCATAATACAAAGATGATTTCCTTCCTGATCAAACCATTCATATACTATCTTATTTTCTACTGGTGACCACCTGATATGTGTTCCGTTATATTCAGTCTCTTGTAAGTCATTCCCATCTATATTAGCAAAACAAATTTTTGAATCAATGATACCTACCACCTTACTCATATCTGGAGAATAACTCCCTGCAAGTTCAAGATCCATCTTGCTAACTGGATTCTTACCATCTAAATCCATAGTCCATAATTCATAATAATCCTCCCATAGCCCCTTTTCAGGTGTGGCAGATGGGATTAATAACATCGCCCAGATCTTATATTCCCCATTTACTTTGTTATCCCTTTTGATGTCAAATCCTGCAAATGGTGTCCAAATTTTTCCTTCCACCTCCACATCTTTTTCTGTAAATATCCTTTGAGGTTCTCTTCCTGTTATAGAAATAGAAAATAGTGCTTCATAACGAGGTATTGGTTTATCAATAAATGCCTGGTATATAATCTTTAAACCATCAGGCAACCAGGAAAATGTATCAATACAAGTAGTATCAGCACTTGTTGTTAGTTGTCTAAGGCCACTACCATCTGAATTCATTACCCAAATATCCCCTCTATCATGAATAGTTACCTCTCCATCTCCATATGAGGTATCTTCCTTTATCAAATGAAATGCAATCTTGGTTCCATCAGGAGACCACTGCGGGGTTTCGGCAATCTGACCATTTTGTTGGTATAAGACAACGGTGTTTGTTCCATTAACATCTGTCTTATAAATGCCGGTATATGTCCACTCTTCACCTGGACTAATACTTGGAACAGGACATTTCGTAAACACTATCCAGTTTCCATCAGGTGACCACTCAGGTTCTGATGCATCAGCAATTGGTAATTGGATAACATTCACAACATTAACTCTTTTTGATATTTTAGCAACATTTTTCTTTCCTTCACCAACAGATAATTTTCCTGCATCAGCAATTGTAACTTCTAATGTTTTATTAGTTTTTCCCTTTTCCCTCCCTTCAGCAAATATAAACAGACTGATAGTTATACATATACATACTACTAATAAAATCAATCCAATATTAATTTTCTTCTTCATCTTCCTCAACCTCCTTAAAATTTAGATTATGGATCATA encodes the following:
- a CDS encoding DUF4157 domain-containing protein; amino-acid sequence: MTTKQEKNWIELFTEKLIEHFSEGEIIENLDPILLQQLEEFYQQDFDEVVFMRGGPITDALMLGHPAITIGETVVLAKEAVLDPKLASHECAHVVQYRRDPSHFFFFYLYEWIKNGYEDSAFELEAIKKSELFMQIYYPDEEE